The following proteins are encoded in a genomic region of Ovis canadensis isolate MfBH-ARS-UI-01 breed Bighorn chromosome 16, ARS-UI_OviCan_v2, whole genome shotgun sequence:
- the MED10 gene encoding mediator of RNA polymerase II transcription subunit 10: MAEKFDHLEEHLEKFVENIRQLGIIVSDFQPSSQAGLNQKLNFIVTGLQDIDKCRQQLHDITVPLEVFEYIDQGRNPQLYTKECLERALAKNEQVKGKIDTMKKFKSLLIQELSKVFPEDMAKYRSIRGEDHPPS; the protein is encoded by the exons ATGGCGGAGAAGTTCGACCACCTGGAAGAGCACCTGGAGAAGTTTGTGGAGAACATCCGGCAGCTCGGCATTATCGTCAGCGACTTCCAACCCAGCAGCCAGGCCGGGCTCAACCAGAAGCT GAATTTTATTGTTACTGGCTTACAAGATATTGATAAATGCAGACAGCAGCTTCATGATATCACGGTCCCTTTAGAAGTATTTGA ATACATAGATCAAGGGCGAAACCCCCAGCTCTACACCAAAGAGTGCCTGGAGAGGGCTCTGGCCAAGAATGAGCAAGTTAAAGGCAAGATCGACACAATGAAG AAATTTAAAAGCCTGTTGATTCAAGAACTTTCTAAAGTATTTCCAGAAGACATGGCTAAGTACCGAAGCATCCGAGGGGAGGACCACCCTCCCTCCTAA